In a single window of the Cherax quadricarinatus isolate ZL_2023a chromosome 86, ASM3850222v1, whole genome shotgun sequence genome:
- the LOC128686912 gene encoding probable muscarinic acetylcholine receptor gar-1 isoform X1: protein MDYTENGGMQVSAPSIENMYGVTLEAAGRSVELALCRSVNVTIKYHQRNFCDGRMSLALMIAMLVLGFITFFVNLGVMIRTIKILRNGHNNKPAFYFIGNLALSDLAIGLYVVIAFLLHITHKSDLWQKNTCMLQIGVAVTACQETIFTIMLIAVDKYLYICHGLKYSSIVTTKRVYIAVIISWIFSILIGSLPVMGMQVPWEQACDRCIFAQVISRNFIIIFFITSVAGPYAVVVSLYSVLLMLALKMHKARYGGSLTGNDNARSSNFRLSFMSKKSKSSKSNRSTSATTDPNVKANRRRTKRKEVEYTATLPGISERDASAKLIRYQSQETHNPEQRRVSHDGEITEKLIQGQVLPGGDQLVQDEVATDSRQRSLREAISQSDDGAVPEGTKLSCEKLAETVDENFKENENKGIAINIDNQDNFVDNGIRDNAKDTNISVSNYIGESFDCTASGSDRKRSDAASESPKIKNTKGPKFTRKAKTGQKCQYDTHEEPPSPLTEEERPSPLTEEVPPSHLTDEEFPSPSTDEEAGEKTNSPSSSSRTSWLLTKYFNRVVSDTRDKVLFLKKCRALKTVFLIIGSFTATYVPFVVGTLVYSLSKEKHECLLHMLNTFLYCAVVANSLANPLMYAYGYREFRLKSKRFKGIFAKEKPIKIK, encoded by the exons ATGGACTACACAGAAAACGGAGGAATGCAGGTTTCTGCACCGTCTATAGAAAATATGTATGGGGTGACCCTAGAAGCTGCTGGACGCTCCGTGGAGTTGGCTCTTTGCAGGAGTGTTAACGTTACCATAAAATACCACCAACGGA ATTTCTGCGATGGGCGCATGTCGCTGGCCCTCATGATCGCCATGCTGGTGCTAGGTTTCATCACGTTCTTCGTCAACCTGGGCGTCATGATTCGCACCATTAAGATTCTACGTAATGGACACAACAACAAACCTGCGTTTTACTTTATAG GTAACCTGGCCCTGAGTGACCTGGCTATTGGTCTTTACGTCGTCATCGCCTTCCTTCTCCACATCACACATAAGTCAGACCTTTGGCAAAAGAATACCTGCATGCTTCAGATTG GTGTTGCGGTGACTGCCTGCCAGGAGACCATCTTCACCATCATGTTGATAGCAGTGGACAAATACTTGTATATCTGCCACGGACTTAAGTACTCCTCCATCGTCACTACCAAGAGAGTGTACATCGCTGTTATCATTTCCTGGATCTTCTCCATCCTTATTG GATCACTCCCGGTGATGGGAATGCAGGTCCCTTGGGAGCAAGCATGTGACCGATGCATTTTCGCCCAAGTCATCTCCAGaaacttcatcatcatcttcttcatcACCTCC GTTGCTGGCCCGTACGCGGTGGTGGTGAGCCTGTActctgtgttgctgatgctggccCTCAAAATGCACAAGGCTCGCTATGGAGGCTCACTCACCGGCAACGACAACGCCAGGTCATCCAATTTCAGGCTCTCCTTTATGTCCAAGAAGTCCAAATCATCGAAGTCAAATCGCTCGACGAGTGCCACCACCGACCCGAACGTCAAGGCCAATAGGAGAAGGACGAAGAGGAAAGAGGTGGAGTACACAGCTACACTGCCTGGAATCAGTGAGAGGGATGCATCAGCCAAGCTCATTCGTTACCAGTCCCAGGAAACTCATAACCCTGAGCAGAGACGAGTATCTCATGACGGTGAAATCACAGAGAAGCTCATACAGGGTCAGGTCCTTCCTGGAGGAGACCAACTGGTCCAGGACGAAGTGGCAACAGATAGTCGCCAGAGATCCCTCAGAGAAGCCATATCTCAAAGCGACGATGGTGCTGTTCCTGAAGGCACTAAATTGTCTTGTGAAAAGCTTGCCGAAACAGTTGATGAGAACTTtaaagaaaatgagaataaaGGTATTGCTATTAACATCGATAACCAAGATAACTTTGTTGACAACGGCATAAGAGACAATGCCAAAGACACAAATATATCAGTAAGTAATTATATTGGAGAGAGTTTCGACTGCACTGCCTCTGGCAGTGACAGAAAAAGAAGTGATGCCGCATCGGAGTCACCAAAGATAAAAAATACCAAAGGTCCTAAATTCACCAGGAAAGCTAAAACCGGACAGAAGTGCCAGTACGATACACACGAGGAACCTCCATCACCCTTAACAGAAGAGGAACGTCCATCCCCTTTAACAGAAGAGGTACCTCCATCACACTTAACAGACGAGGAGTTTCCATCACCTTCAACAGACGAGGAAGCCGGTGAGAAGACAAACTCTCCATCATCATCTTCACGAACGTCATGGCTGTTGACGAAGTATTTCAACCGTGTTGTATCTGACACCCGGGACAAGGTGCTCTTCTTGAAGAAGTGCCGGGCGCTTAAGACGGTCTTCCTGATCATTGGATCGTTCACGGCGACGTATGTGCCGTTCGTGGTGGGCACCTTGGTGTACAGCCTGAGCAAAGAGAAGCATGAGTGTCTACTGCATATGCTCAACACTTTTCTCTATTGTGCCGTCGTCGCCAACTCCCTGGCTAACCCGCTCATGTACGCCTATGGCTACCGAGAATTTCGCCTGAAGTCCAAGAGATTCAAAGGAATATTTGCCAAGGAAAAACCGATCAAGATTAAATGA
- the LOC128686912 gene encoding probable muscarinic acetylcholine receptor gar-1 isoform X2 — MLWSNTEAPTVSLTVCTNTSHENNFCDGRMSLALMIAMLVLGFITFFVNLGVMIRTIKILRNGHNNKPAFYFIGNLALSDLAIGLYVVIAFLLHITHKSDLWQKNTCMLQIGVAVTACQETIFTIMLIAVDKYLYICHGLKYSSIVTTKRVYIAVIISWIFSILIGSLPVMGMQVPWEQACDRCIFAQVISRNFIIIFFITSVAGPYAVVVSLYSVLLMLALKMHKARYGGSLTGNDNARSSNFRLSFMSKKSKSSKSNRSTSATTDPNVKANRRRTKRKEVEYTATLPGISERDASAKLIRYQSQETHNPEQRRVSHDGEITEKLIQGQVLPGGDQLVQDEVATDSRQRSLREAISQSDDGAVPEGTKLSCEKLAETVDENFKENENKGIAINIDNQDNFVDNGIRDNAKDTNISVSNYIGESFDCTASGSDRKRSDAASESPKIKNTKGPKFTRKAKTGQKCQYDTHEEPPSPLTEEERPSPLTEEVPPSHLTDEEFPSPSTDEEAGEKTNSPSSSSRTSWLLTKYFNRVVSDTRDKVLFLKKCRALKTVFLIIGSFTATYVPFVVGTLVYSLSKEKHECLLHMLNTFLYCAVVANSLANPLMYAYGYREFRLKSKRFKGIFAKEKPIKIK; from the exons ATTTCTGCGATGGGCGCATGTCGCTGGCCCTCATGATCGCCATGCTGGTGCTAGGTTTCATCACGTTCTTCGTCAACCTGGGCGTCATGATTCGCACCATTAAGATTCTACGTAATGGACACAACAACAAACCTGCGTTTTACTTTATAG GTAACCTGGCCCTGAGTGACCTGGCTATTGGTCTTTACGTCGTCATCGCCTTCCTTCTCCACATCACACATAAGTCAGACCTTTGGCAAAAGAATACCTGCATGCTTCAGATTG GTGTTGCGGTGACTGCCTGCCAGGAGACCATCTTCACCATCATGTTGATAGCAGTGGACAAATACTTGTATATCTGCCACGGACTTAAGTACTCCTCCATCGTCACTACCAAGAGAGTGTACATCGCTGTTATCATTTCCTGGATCTTCTCCATCCTTATTG GATCACTCCCGGTGATGGGAATGCAGGTCCCTTGGGAGCAAGCATGTGACCGATGCATTTTCGCCCAAGTCATCTCCAGaaacttcatcatcatcttcttcatcACCTCC GTTGCTGGCCCGTACGCGGTGGTGGTGAGCCTGTActctgtgttgctgatgctggccCTCAAAATGCACAAGGCTCGCTATGGAGGCTCACTCACCGGCAACGACAACGCCAGGTCATCCAATTTCAGGCTCTCCTTTATGTCCAAGAAGTCCAAATCATCGAAGTCAAATCGCTCGACGAGTGCCACCACCGACCCGAACGTCAAGGCCAATAGGAGAAGGACGAAGAGGAAAGAGGTGGAGTACACAGCTACACTGCCTGGAATCAGTGAGAGGGATGCATCAGCCAAGCTCATTCGTTACCAGTCCCAGGAAACTCATAACCCTGAGCAGAGACGAGTATCTCATGACGGTGAAATCACAGAGAAGCTCATACAGGGTCAGGTCCTTCCTGGAGGAGACCAACTGGTCCAGGACGAAGTGGCAACAGATAGTCGCCAGAGATCCCTCAGAGAAGCCATATCTCAAAGCGACGATGGTGCTGTTCCTGAAGGCACTAAATTGTCTTGTGAAAAGCTTGCCGAAACAGTTGATGAGAACTTtaaagaaaatgagaataaaGGTATTGCTATTAACATCGATAACCAAGATAACTTTGTTGACAACGGCATAAGAGACAATGCCAAAGACACAAATATATCAGTAAGTAATTATATTGGAGAGAGTTTCGACTGCACTGCCTCTGGCAGTGACAGAAAAAGAAGTGATGCCGCATCGGAGTCACCAAAGATAAAAAATACCAAAGGTCCTAAATTCACCAGGAAAGCTAAAACCGGACAGAAGTGCCAGTACGATACACACGAGGAACCTCCATCACCCTTAACAGAAGAGGAACGTCCATCCCCTTTAACAGAAGAGGTACCTCCATCACACTTAACAGACGAGGAGTTTCCATCACCTTCAACAGACGAGGAAGCCGGTGAGAAGACAAACTCTCCATCATCATCTTCACGAACGTCATGGCTGTTGACGAAGTATTTCAACCGTGTTGTATCTGACACCCGGGACAAGGTGCTCTTCTTGAAGAAGTGCCGGGCGCTTAAGACGGTCTTCCTGATCATTGGATCGTTCACGGCGACGTATGTGCCGTTCGTGGTGGGCACCTTGGTGTACAGCCTGAGCAAAGAGAAGCATGAGTGTCTACTGCATATGCTCAACACTTTTCTCTATTGTGCCGTCGTCGCCAACTCCCTGGCTAACCCGCTCATGTACGCCTATGGCTACCGAGAATTTCGCCTGAAGTCCAAGAGATTCAAAGGAATATTTGCCAAGGAAAAACCGATCAAGATTAAATGA